From the Streptomyces sp. 846.5 genome, the window GGCCGGTCGGTCGGCAGCAGCGCCGCGAGGATCTGCGGGGTGTAGCCCTCGTCCACGAACACGGTCTCCGCCTCGCCGAGCAGTTTGACCGCTTCGGCAGCTATTCGGCGCTTGTTCTCGACGTGGAACGTGACGCGCTGGGCCAGATCGGTCTCGAAGCCCGCACTCTCCACGGGATAGGCACCGCCATGGGTACGGCGGACCAGCCCCCTGCGCTCCAACTCGCTCAGATCCCGCCGGATGGTCTCCGGCGCAACCCCGAAATCAGCGGCTGCGACGGTGACTTCGACCCGCCCCGCATGCCGTGCGAGGCCAAGGATCCGATGCTGCCTCTCTTCTGCCCGCACCACCGTCACCCGCCTCTCTCCGTACCCGTTCGGGCATCAGGGGCCCGAATGTGCCCGCAAGAGATTTATACCGTCGCCCCGCGGTTCCCTACTGCCCCAGGACGGTCAAGAAGAAGCCCGATATTTACCCGCTTCTCCTTGGAATGCGCACAGGTCAGATGCGCTGATCCGGCTCACGCTCGCACTCCCGTGCCCGCATGTCGCCACAGGACGCCCGATTCGGGCGGAACACCCACATCCGACATCCCCTGGCGGGAACCCGCTACTACGCCGTTCCTACCGAGGCGGGGGCGATGCGTCGATGTAATAGGGCAGGTAGGCGTCCAGGACCGCGTCCAGGTACTGCTCCCCGGTGAGATCGGCGCGGAAGCCCGGGACGAGGTGCTGCAGGCGGGCGATCGAGGCCTGGGTGATGGCGGGGGTGCCGGGGAGGTGCACGCGCTCGGCGGCCGTGCCCAGGCGCTTCTCGATGCCGTCCACTACGGACTCGATCGGCTGAGGCGCCCCGGAGGCGACGTTGATCGCCTCACCTCGGACGCCGTCGGCGAGGAGGCGGGCGATCACGTCCATCAGGTCGCGGACGTCGAGGAGATCGCGGTGGGCGCCGTCCAGGATGGTGACCGCGCCGCTCTGGATCTGCTGGGCCAGCGCCGGGATCAGCTGGTGCCGCCGCTGGTGGCTGCCGACCAGGTGGCTCAGCCGGAGGATCAGGAAGTCGACACCCGCCGAGCGGACTGCGGTCTCCAGGGCGAGCTTGTGGCGGCCGTAGACGTTCGGCGGACAGAGCGGCCCGTTCTCCACTCCGGGCACGGCCGCCGACCCGTACATCGCGTAGGAGGCGGTGGAGAAGAACAGCGCGGTGCGGCCCTCCTCCCGGCAGCGGCGCAGCATGCCGTAGAGCAGGTCGGCCTCGCGGTCGAACTGCGCGGGATCGGTCACCGAAGTGGCCGAGACGCCCGCCGCGAAGGCGGTGGTCTCGGGGAACCGGTCCGCGAAGGTGTCCGAGAGATGGCGGGCGATGAACCCGTTACCGATGATGTGCATCGCTGTCCTCGACTTCCTGGAGCGTGCGCAGCGCCGCGACCAGGGTGCGCGCCTGGACGTTGAGATAGTGGCTGTACTTCAGCAGTTCCGTGAGTTGACGGAGCGTCATCCAGCGGAAGTCCTCCGGGGTCCGGGCGGGGAAGTCCTCGTCCGCCTCGATGATCAGGTACTGGTTCTCCGCCTGGTAGAAGCGGCCGCCCTCCTCCGAGAGCATCGTGTCGAAGAGGGTCTGCTCGGCGCGCCGGTCCCGCACGAGGTCCAGGAACGGCGGCTGGTCCTCGGCCGACAGGTG encodes:
- a CDS encoding SDR family oxidoreductase, translating into MHIIGNGFIARHLSDTFADRFPETTAFAAGVSATSVTDPAQFDREADLLYGMLRRCREEGRTALFFSTASYAMYGSAAVPGVENGPLCPPNVYGRHKLALETAVRSAGVDFLILRLSHLVGSHQRRHQLIPALAQQIQSGAVTILDGAHRDLLDVRDLMDVIARLLADGVRGEAINVASGAPQPIESVVDGIEKRLGTAAERVHLPGTPAITQASIARLQHLVPGFRADLTGEQYLDAVLDAYLPYYIDASPPPR